One genomic window of Candidatus Pseudobacter hemicellulosilyticus includes the following:
- a CDS encoding nuclear transport factor 2 family protein: protein MTIHDIASRLAAYCRQGDYETAQKELFADNAVSIEPVAHPPFDKETHGLQAIMEKGRVFEDMIVEKHSFRVSEPLLAESSFAFLHGMDLTMKDRGRVDMEELCVYTVKDGKIISEQFFM, encoded by the coding sequence ATGACGATCCATGACATTGCCTCCCGCCTGGCAGCGTACTGCCGGCAGGGTGATTATGAAACCGCCCAAAAGGAGCTTTTTGCTGATAACGCCGTCAGTATAGAACCGGTGGCGCACCCTCCTTTTGATAAGGAAACCCATGGCCTTCAGGCAATTATGGAAAAAGGGCGGGTTTTTGAGGACATGATAGTGGAAAAACATTCCTTCCGGGTCTCTGAACCCCTCCTGGCAGAGTCCTCCTTCGCCTTCCTGCATGGCATGGACCTGACCATGAAAGACAGGGGACGGGTGGATATGGAAGAGCTGTGCGTGTATACGGTCAAAGATGGGAAGATCATATCCGAGCAATTTTTTATGTAA
- the atpD gene encoding F0F1 ATP synthase subunit beta: MANVGKIKQIIGAVVDVQFDGKLPEIYNALELKRQNGELLILEAQQHLGEDSVRCIAMDGTEGLVRGMEVTDTGAAIAMPTGEAIKGRLFNVTGDPIDGLPAVPKQGGRPIHAKPPAFENLSTATEVLFTGIKVIDLIEPYAKGGKIGLFGGAGVGKTVLIQELINNIAKAYSGLSVFAGVGERTREGNDLMREMIEAGIMKYGEEFKHSMEEGGWDLSKVNMKDLADSKATFVFGQMNEPPGARARVALSGLTIAEYYRDGDGQGKGRDILFFVDNIFRFTQAGSEVSALLGRMPSAVGYQPTLATEMGLMQERITSTKNGSITSVQAVYVPADDLTDPAPATTFAHLDATTVLSRKIADLGIYPAVDPLDSTSRILTPLIVGEAHYKTADRVKLILQRYKELQDIIAILGLDELSDEDKQTVSRARKVQRFLSQPFHVAEQFTGLKGVLVPIEETIRGFNMIMDGEVDEYPEAAFNLVGTIDDAIEKGKKLLAQAQG, from the coding sequence ATGGCAAACGTTGGTAAGATCAAACAGATCATCGGTGCGGTTGTAGACGTGCAGTTCGACGGCAAGCTCCCCGAAATCTATAACGCATTGGAACTGAAAAGACAGAACGGCGAATTGCTGATCCTGGAAGCCCAGCAGCACCTTGGCGAGGACAGCGTACGCTGTATTGCCATGGACGGTACTGAAGGCCTCGTAAGGGGTATGGAAGTAACGGATACTGGCGCCGCTATCGCTATGCCTACCGGTGAAGCGATCAAAGGCCGTCTTTTCAATGTTACCGGCGACCCTATCGACGGATTGCCTGCGGTTCCCAAACAAGGTGGCCGCCCCATCCACGCCAAACCCCCGGCATTCGAAAACCTCTCAACTGCTACAGAGGTGCTGTTTACCGGTATTAAAGTAATTGACCTGATTGAGCCCTACGCAAAAGGTGGTAAGATCGGTCTGTTCGGTGGCGCTGGTGTGGGTAAAACCGTGTTGATCCAGGAGCTGATCAACAACATCGCCAAAGCTTATTCCGGTCTGTCCGTATTTGCCGGTGTAGGTGAGCGCACCCGTGAAGGAAATGACCTGATGCGTGAAATGATCGAAGCAGGTATCATGAAATATGGTGAAGAATTCAAGCACAGCATGGAAGAAGGCGGCTGGGACCTGAGCAAAGTGAACATGAAAGACCTGGCTGATTCCAAAGCCACCTTCGTGTTCGGCCAGATGAACGAGCCCCCCGGCGCCCGTGCCCGTGTGGCCCTCTCCGGTCTGACCATCGCCGAATACTATCGTGATGGCGACGGCCAGGGTAAAGGACGTGATATCCTGTTCTTCGTTGACAATATCTTCCGTTTCACACAAGCCGGTTCCGAAGTATCCGCCCTGCTGGGTCGTATGCCTTCTGCCGTAGGTTACCAGCCTACCCTGGCCACTGAAATGGGACTGATGCAGGAAAGGATCACTTCTACCAAAAACGGTTCTATTACCTCCGTACAGGCGGTATACGTACCTGCGGATGACCTTACCGACCCCGCTCCTGCCACCACCTTCGCTCACCTGGACGCCACTACCGTATTGAGCCGGAAGATTGCCGACTTAGGTATCTACCCTGCGGTTGACCCGCTGGATTCTACCAGCCGGATCCTGACCCCGCTGATTGTAGGTGAGGCTCACTATAAAACTGCCGACCGCGTTAAGCTGATCCTCCAGCGCTATAAAGAGCTGCAGGATATCATCGCCATCCTCGGTCTGGATGAACTGAGCGACGAAGACAAACAAACCGTATCCCGTGCCCGTAAGGTACAGCGTTTCCTGTCTCAGCCCTTCCACGTGGCCGAGCAGTTCACTGGTCTGAAAGGTGTACTGGTACCCATCGAAGAAACCATCCGCGGTTTCAATATGATCATGGACGGTGAAGTGGACGAGTACCCTGAAGCTGCTTTCAACCTGGTAGGTACTATCGACGACGCTATTGAAAAAGGTAAGAAGCTGCTGGCTCAGGCCCAGGGATAA
- the atpC gene encoding ATP synthase F1 subunit epsilon → MNLEILTPERKLFSGDVYGVQLPGISGLFEVLDRHAPLVSALKAGRLKVIKDKSNHTAFYDIQGGFVEVLNNKVTVLVEGATAVE, encoded by the coding sequence ATGAATCTTGAAATATTAACACCGGAGCGCAAACTTTTCAGCGGCGATGTATACGGCGTTCAACTGCCGGGCATCTCCGGCCTGTTTGAAGTGCTGGACAGGCACGCGCCCCTGGTGAGTGCGCTGAAAGCCGGTCGCCTCAAAGTGATCAAGGACAAAAGCAACCACACTGCTTTCTATGATATCCAGGGTGGTTTTGTGGAAGTCCTGAACAATAAGGTGACCGTACTGGTAGAAGGCGCCACCGCGGTGGAATAA
- a CDS encoding phospholipase C, phosphocholine-specific: MTDSRRDFLKKAALLSGSGLLGNVLPPSIARAMAIDPEKGSTYLDAEHIVILMQENRSFDHSYGSLKGVRGFNDPRAIRLPNGNPVWAQQDEKGAAYLPFRLNMRDTKATWMSSLPHSWPDQVEARNQGRYDQWLTAKRSGNPDYAQLPLTLGFYNRDDIPFYYAFADAFTVCDQSFCSSLTGTTPNRLYLWSGTIREKQEPDSYANVLNHHVDYGREASWPTFPERLEDNGISWKIYQNEISLPVGLPGEAESWLANFTDNPLEWMKQYKVRFSPAHQQYLQQQIAVLPAEIAALEKAMQSLTSGSPEYTKAAEQLREKRQALETARKHIDLYSRENFDKLPEREKNLHSKAFTTNTSDPDYHNLDSIPHTVDGQEKNIHVPKGDIFHQFRSDVNEGRLPTVSWLVAPEKFSDHPSAPWYGAWYVSQALDILTHHPEVWKKTIFILCYDENDGYFDHVPPFVVPTPGEAEAGLVSKGIDTAVEYVTREQDAREGGDRAFKDSPIGLGYRVPLVVASPWSRGGAVCSQVCDLTSILMFLEKFLTAKTGKEIRETNISAWRRTICGDLTAVFKPFNGEPVPLPQVVERNELIKTIYDAKNKMLPAGFRALSETEISSLKQGAAFSPLMPAQERGTRPARPIPYELYADMQLLPEGQELVLTLKAGNVLFGKNAAGAPFTVYMLSAYKGKAFSIRNYAVAAGDTLRDTWSLAGFSEGQYHIHVHGPNGFFREFKGDAGKPALQVSCSYGLEKGTRSTGKLELTITNHSAAATQLFLKDNAYKKAPRTIKLGKKGTPQATASLSVDLSESSHWYDLSLLHVSGWLYRYAGHVETGKESETDPFMGGKV, from the coding sequence ATGACAGATTCAAGAAGAGATTTTTTGAAGAAGGCCGCCCTGCTTTCCGGCAGCGGCCTGCTGGGCAATGTACTACCCCCTTCCATTGCCCGTGCTATGGCTATTGATCCGGAGAAAGGCTCTACTTACCTGGATGCAGAACATATTGTGATCCTGATGCAGGAGAACAGGTCCTTTGACCATAGCTACGGCAGCCTCAAAGGCGTGCGTGGCTTCAATGATCCAAGGGCTATCCGGTTGCCCAACGGTAATCCGGTATGGGCGCAGCAGGATGAGAAGGGCGCAGCCTACCTGCCTTTCCGGTTAAACATGAGGGATACAAAGGCTACCTGGATGAGTTCCCTGCCGCATTCCTGGCCGGACCAGGTAGAGGCGCGTAACCAGGGTCGTTATGATCAGTGGCTGACAGCTAAAAGATCGGGCAACCCGGATTATGCGCAGCTGCCGCTCACCCTGGGCTTTTATAACCGGGACGATATTCCTTTTTATTACGCTTTTGCCGATGCCTTTACCGTGTGCGACCAGAGCTTCTGTTCCTCCCTGACCGGTACCACGCCCAACAGGTTATACCTCTGGTCGGGCACTATCCGGGAAAAACAGGAACCGGATTCCTATGCCAACGTCTTGAACCATCATGTGGACTATGGGCGGGAAGCCTCCTGGCCCACTTTCCCGGAACGGCTGGAGGACAATGGCATCTCCTGGAAGATCTACCAGAACGAGATCAGTCTGCCCGTAGGCCTTCCGGGCGAAGCGGAATCCTGGCTGGCTAACTTTACAGACAATCCGCTGGAGTGGATGAAGCAGTACAAGGTCCGTTTTTCCCCGGCGCACCAGCAATACCTGCAACAGCAGATAGCCGTATTACCAGCGGAGATCGCCGCTCTTGAAAAAGCGATGCAGTCCCTGACCAGCGGCAGCCCTGAATATACCAAAGCCGCTGAACAGCTCCGGGAAAAACGCCAGGCGCTGGAAACTGCCAGGAAGCATATAGACTTATATAGCAGGGAAAACTTTGATAAGCTGCCGGAAAGGGAAAAGAACCTGCACAGCAAAGCCTTTACTACCAATACCAGCGATCCCGACTATCATAACCTGGACAGCATTCCGCATACAGTTGATGGACAGGAAAAGAACATCCATGTGCCCAAGGGCGATATTTTTCACCAGTTCCGTTCCGATGTGAACGAAGGCAGATTGCCCACTGTATCCTGGCTGGTGGCGCCGGAGAAATTCTCGGATCATCCCAGTGCGCCCTGGTATGGCGCCTGGTATGTATCACAGGCGCTGGATATCCTGACCCATCATCCTGAGGTGTGGAAGAAAACGATCTTCATTCTCTGCTATGATGAGAACGATGGCTATTTTGACCATGTGCCGCCCTTTGTAGTGCCAACGCCTGGTGAAGCGGAAGCAGGGCTGGTGTCAAAAGGCATTGATACGGCAGTGGAATATGTTACCAGGGAGCAGGATGCCAGGGAAGGAGGCGATCGGGCGTTTAAGGATAGTCCTATCGGGCTGGGATACAGGGTGCCCCTGGTCGTAGCATCTCCCTGGAGCAGGGGTGGGGCCGTTTGTTCGCAGGTATGCGACCTGACCTCTATCCTGATGTTCCTGGAAAAGTTCCTAACCGCCAAAACGGGTAAGGAGATCCGGGAAACCAATATCAGCGCCTGGCGCAGGACCATCTGTGGCGACCTGACCGCGGTGTTCAAACCCTTTAATGGAGAACCTGTCCCGTTGCCGCAGGTGGTAGAAAGGAATGAGCTGATCAAAACCATTTACGATGCAAAGAATAAAATGCTGCCGGCAGGCTTCCGGGCGCTCAGTGAAACGGAGATCAGCAGCCTGAAGCAGGGTGCTGCTTTCTCGCCCCTGATGCCGGCGCAGGAAAGAGGGACCAGGCCTGCAAGGCCCATCCCTTACGAGTTGTATGCAGATATGCAGCTATTGCCGGAAGGACAGGAACTGGTCCTTACGCTGAAGGCGGGCAATGTCTTGTTTGGAAAGAACGCGGCAGGCGCTCCTTTCACGGTATATATGCTATCGGCTTACAAAGGCAAGGCGTTCAGCATCCGCAACTATGCAGTGGCGGCTGGCGATACGCTGAGAGATACCTGGTCTTTGGCCGGGTTCAGCGAAGGGCAGTATCATATTCATGTGCATGGTCCCAACGGTTTCTTCAGGGAGTTCAAAGGTGATGCGGGAAAGCCTGCATTGCAGGTAAGCTGCAGCTACGGGCTGGAGAAGGGAACCAGGAGCACAGGTAAGCTGGAACTGACCATCACTAACCATAGCGCTGCAGCTACGCAGCTGTTCTTAAAGGACAACGCCTACAAAAAGGCGCCGCGCACCATTAAGCTGGGGAAGAAGGGAACGCCGCAGGCCACAGCCAGCTTAAGCGTTGATCTGAGCGAAAGCAGTCACTGGTATGATCTCAGCCTGCTGCATGTTTCCGGCTGGCTGTACCGGTATGCGGGTCATGTGGAAACGGGGAAGGAGAGTGAAACGGATCCTTTTATGGGTGGGAAGGTATAA